A stretch of Microbacterium caowuchunii DNA encodes these proteins:
- a CDS encoding DUF58 domain-containing protein — protein MSGDGPSRITRIGSTSTATSGTSTRTRTRYDTSRQTTVIVVGGIRFWRRLSRSVGRAAASVRGTVTPAGWLLVGAALVGLGAGLPLGWIEFVLAGVVAAVLLLCAAPFLFSARAYDVSLALARDRVVAGTEVAAHLRVENVGSGVALPGRVDIPIGAGLIDVPVPVLRKGGVFDEDLSVPALRRGVLEVGPARSVRGDPLGILRREVTWEDVHTLYVHPVTTSIPSTATGFVKDLEGNPSSQVVDSDISFHAIREYSPGDSQRHIHWKSTAKTGTLMVRQYEETRRSRMVIVLASGTEEYANDEEFELAVSAAASLGVRGIRDGRDVSVVVGGEVPEFARRSVRTSRELATVTARTLLDDLAGLDKTERVSPLGDVAGLAVEGHSDVSIGFLVCGSTPTLRMLQHAALAFPADVGVAALICDPTAEPGYRTIGATSVVTIGLLDDLRHILARSAKS, from the coding sequence GTGAGCGGGGACGGCCCCTCCCGCATCACCCGGATCGGCTCGACGTCCACGGCGACGTCGGGAACGAGCACGCGCACCCGCACGCGCTACGACACGTCCCGCCAGACGACCGTCATCGTCGTCGGCGGCATCCGGTTCTGGCGTCGCCTGAGCCGATCCGTCGGCCGCGCGGCCGCATCCGTCCGCGGTACCGTGACGCCGGCTGGCTGGCTGCTCGTCGGGGCGGCGCTCGTCGGGCTCGGTGCGGGCCTGCCGCTCGGCTGGATCGAGTTCGTCCTCGCCGGCGTCGTGGCGGCCGTGCTGCTCCTGTGCGCGGCGCCCTTCCTGTTCAGCGCCCGCGCCTACGACGTCTCCCTCGCCCTCGCCCGCGACCGCGTGGTCGCCGGCACCGAGGTGGCCGCGCACCTGCGCGTGGAGAACGTCGGCTCGGGCGTCGCACTGCCGGGTCGGGTGGACATCCCGATCGGGGCGGGGCTCATCGACGTGCCCGTGCCGGTCCTGCGCAAGGGGGGCGTGTTCGACGAGGATCTGTCCGTCCCCGCCCTGCGTCGCGGCGTCCTCGAGGTGGGCCCGGCCCGCTCCGTACGCGGAGACCCGCTGGGCATCCTGCGGCGCGAGGTCACCTGGGAGGACGTGCACACGCTGTACGTGCACCCGGTGACCACGTCCATCCCGAGCACCGCCACCGGGTTCGTGAAGGACCTCGAAGGCAATCCCTCGTCCCAGGTCGTCGACTCGGACATCTCCTTCCACGCCATCCGGGAGTACTCCCCCGGCGATTCGCAGCGGCACATCCACTGGAAGTCCACCGCGAAGACCGGCACGCTCATGGTGCGCCAGTACGAGGAGACGCGGCGCTCGCGCATGGTGATCGTGCTCGCCAGCGGCACGGAGGAGTACGCGAACGACGAGGAGTTCGAACTCGCCGTGAGCGCCGCCGCATCCCTCGGCGTCCGTGGCATCCGGGACGGCCGCGACGTGTCCGTCGTCGTGGGCGGCGAGGTGCCCGAGTTCGCCCGGCGCTCGGTGCGCACGTCGCGCGAGCTGGCGACCGTGACCGCCCGGACGCTGCTCGACGACCTCGCCGGACTCGACAAGACGGAGCGGGTCAGCCCGCTCGGGGACGTGGCCGGGCTGGCCGTGGAGGGACACTCCGACGTCTCCATCGGCTTCCTCGTCTGCGGTTCCACGCCGACCCTGCGGATGCTGCAGCACGCCGCCCTGGCCTTCCCCGCGGACGTCGGCGTCGCGGCGCTGATCTGCGATCCCACCGCGGAGCCGGGCTACCGCACGATCGGGGCGACGTCCGTCGTCACGATCGGTCTGCTGGACGACCTCCGGCACATCCTGGCGCGGAGCGCGAAGTCGTGA
- a CDS encoding NAD(P)-dependent alcohol dehydrogenase: MTVKAAVVDAVGETLEIRDLELDDPRADEVQVRMVATGVCHTDAVVQAGWIPTTFPVVLGHEGAGVVEKVGPGVTDLRAGDHVVLSFDSCGQCRSCLSGHPAYCLESYRHNFAGGRADGSTCFTDAAGRPVNSHFFGQSAFAERTNVAVRSVVKVPEDMPLELLAPLGCGVQTGAGAVLNVLRPRAGGSFVVFGAGAVGFSALLAAVSQRVGTIIAVDVVPARLEFARELGATHTVNGAEEDALARILEITGGGVETALDTTGNARVFAQMIDALAVGGHAGALGAAAAGAEGVVALPTALSRGIRITWIVEGDAVPQLFIPELIAMYRAGDFPYDRLIKTYDFADIRTAFSDSEKGETLKPVVLFGEG; this comes from the coding sequence ATGACCGTGAAAGCAGCCGTCGTCGACGCCGTGGGGGAGACCCTCGAGATCCGGGACCTGGAACTGGACGACCCCCGTGCGGACGAGGTGCAGGTCCGCATGGTGGCCACCGGCGTGTGCCACACGGATGCGGTCGTCCAAGCGGGCTGGATCCCCACGACCTTCCCCGTGGTGCTCGGCCATGAAGGAGCCGGGGTCGTGGAGAAGGTGGGCCCGGGGGTCACAGATCTGCGGGCGGGCGACCACGTCGTGCTCAGCTTCGACAGCTGCGGACAGTGCCGGTCGTGTCTCAGCGGTCACCCCGCCTACTGTCTGGAGAGCTACCGCCACAATTTCGCGGGCGGACGGGCTGACGGCTCGACCTGCTTCACCGATGCTGCCGGTCGCCCGGTGAACTCGCACTTCTTCGGTCAGTCCGCGTTCGCCGAGCGGACCAACGTCGCGGTGCGGAGCGTCGTGAAGGTCCCCGAGGATATGCCGCTGGAGCTGCTCGCGCCGCTCGGATGCGGCGTGCAGACCGGCGCGGGCGCCGTGCTCAACGTCCTCCGCCCGCGAGCCGGCGGGAGCTTCGTGGTCTTCGGCGCGGGAGCGGTGGGATTCTCCGCGCTGCTGGCCGCCGTGTCGCAGCGGGTCGGCACCATCATCGCGGTGGACGTCGTGCCCGCCCGACTCGAGTTCGCCCGGGAGCTCGGCGCGACGCACACCGTCAACGGGGCCGAGGAGGATGCGCTGGCGCGGATCCTGGAGATCACCGGGGGTGGTGTGGAAACGGCGCTCGACACCACCGGCAACGCCCGCGTCTTCGCGCAGATGATCGACGCGCTCGCCGTCGGCGGGCACGCCGGGGCGCTGGGTGCGGCGGCGGCGGGTGCCGAGGGGGTCGTGGCGCTGCCGACGGCATTGTCCCGCGGCATCCGGATCACCTGGATCGTGGAGGGCGATGCCGTTCCTCAGCTGTTCATCCCGGAACTCATCGCGATGTACCGGGCCGGGGACTTCCCCTACGACCGGCTCATCAAGACGTATGACTTCGCCGACATCCGCACCGCCTTCAGCGACAGTGAGAAGGGCGAGACCCTCAAGCCCGTGGTGCTGTTCGGCGAGGGATGA
- a CDS encoding FHA domain-containing protein, protein MTERTWFDGDLPALATDRLAVLVGGADPVPAARRVLAVARASATPTTILDALLADGIAAVPDFAVVALENGELTAFLRGEFALRFEDGGKRVWRVDGAGAHTWREVAASGVTRAWSGTPGREPRMLTLGTTPERPVRTGPTTASGVVLRTVPAVPRPVAPAPAPSARTTPPSRIPRAIVLPDGARVPIEGTLLVGRGPRTARLDGGRLPTLVPLAEAPRDISRSHLRISSDGARVQVEDLATSGGTALVDAGGIARRLVAERPADVLVGATAELPGGARIRFVGDE, encoded by the coding sequence GTGACTGAGCGCACCTGGTTCGACGGCGATCTCCCCGCCCTCGCCACCGACCGTCTCGCCGTGCTCGTCGGCGGCGCGGACCCGGTGCCCGCGGCGCGGCGCGTCCTGGCGGTCGCCCGGGCCTCTGCGACACCCACGACGATCCTCGATGCGCTGCTCGCCGACGGCATCGCCGCCGTGCCGGACTTCGCCGTCGTCGCGCTCGAGAACGGCGAGCTGACGGCGTTCCTGCGGGGCGAGTTCGCCCTGCGGTTCGAGGACGGCGGCAAGAGGGTGTGGCGCGTGGACGGGGCGGGCGCGCACACGTGGCGCGAGGTCGCCGCATCCGGTGTCACGCGGGCCTGGTCGGGGACGCCCGGACGGGAGCCGCGCATGCTCACGCTCGGCACGACGCCGGAACGCCCGGTGCGCACCGGCCCCACGACCGCATCCGGCGTCGTCCTGCGGACGGTCCCGGCCGTCCCCCGCCCGGTGGCGCCCGCGCCGGCGCCGTCGGCACGGACGACACCGCCGTCCCGCATCCCGCGTGCGATCGTCCTCCCGGATGGCGCACGCGTGCCGATCGAGGGGACCCTCCTGGTCGGACGGGGCCCGCGCACGGCGCGGCTCGACGGGGGTCGCCTGCCCACGCTGGTACCGCTGGCGGAGGCGCCGCGCGACATCTCCCGGAGCCACCTCCGGATCTCCTCGGACGGCGCCCGCGTGCAGGTCGAGGACCTCGCGACATCCGGCGGGACCGCGCTGGTGGACGCGGGGGGCATCGCCCGTCGCCTGGTCGCGGAGCGCCCCGCCGACGTCCTCGTGGGCGCGACGGCCGAGCTCCCTGGCGGCGCCCGCATCCGATTCGTGGGGGACGAATGA
- a CDS encoding transglutaminase domain-containing protein, whose amino-acid sequence MNGVESRAAVRARRRSGRPSLDAAETIGNVAFMDALLVVGAAASWTISQSPWFLLVAAVGIAAATAIALIALVRRWRWWLTAAVTAGVYLVAGVPLTAPTMITDPATVLGAIAGVVTAPVTGWKNLLTLELPVGIYQAVLAPILLLILILGVLAHSLALRARRIWPLAAPVALLLTVFGIAFGSSALSGSVRAGGWELAGAGEAAVGLAALLVALAWYVWRAVHTRRAALRAARRMTPTRATSRANRTLGTRIALSAGMLVVALLAGLVIAPWAVAGSTRDVLRTAIDPELQVRQTLSPLADYRTSFADERYDEVLFTVTTEGAPADRVRLAALPFYDGRVVRATDPTGRTGEGATAFTRVPATLDGTSGQDVAARIEIGGYRGIWVPTVGDLVSIDFDGASRAALSDGFFYNADTATGVELSRPGLEAGVAYRQAGRIDDTDRAPGTLTPPADGPAVDPAHVPESLLAWIEAQDAPTGGAGLSELIDRLRARGLLSHALTIEDAQLPAWMQELGEYSFEPSRAGHSTDRIGALFAALLERQNDVGGSDDALLVAAAGDDEQFAVAAALIADQLGFPARVVLGARLTSADEDLPTCDDGVCRGGDLAAWIEVQDAGGSWTAIDTTPQHSVALSPDVQQRRDPQNPTEVEPEQAEIVLPPEADPADSAPQDEETPETPADLAWLWTTLRVTGILLLIVVVLLVPAATVLMAKVLRRRARRGSRDPVDRVVGGWDEYVDAAVDHGRLPPAAATRAETAQALGGGAGSEAGRVAALADRAVFAPAPPTDAEGERFWELVDAERARLDEGLGWAARWKARLSLRSFLRRIGEIAGRTGKGSP is encoded by the coding sequence GTGAACGGGGTCGAGTCGCGAGCCGCCGTGCGCGCCCGCCGCCGTTCGGGTCGTCCGTCGCTCGACGCCGCCGAGACGATCGGCAACGTCGCGTTCATGGACGCCCTGCTCGTGGTGGGTGCGGCCGCATCCTGGACCATCTCGCAGAGTCCCTGGTTCCTCCTCGTGGCCGCGGTCGGCATCGCGGCGGCGACCGCGATCGCCCTCATCGCCCTGGTGCGGCGCTGGCGCTGGTGGCTCACGGCCGCCGTCACCGCCGGGGTCTACCTCGTGGCGGGCGTCCCGCTCACGGCTCCCACCATGATCACGGACCCGGCGACGGTCCTCGGCGCGATCGCCGGTGTCGTCACGGCCCCCGTGACCGGCTGGAAGAACCTGCTCACGCTGGAACTGCCGGTGGGCATCTACCAGGCCGTGCTCGCCCCCATCCTCCTGCTGATCCTGATCCTCGGTGTGCTCGCCCACTCGCTGGCGCTCCGCGCTCGGCGCATCTGGCCGCTGGCCGCACCCGTCGCCCTGCTCCTGACGGTGTTCGGGATCGCGTTCGGATCCAGCGCCCTCTCCGGCTCGGTGCGGGCCGGCGGCTGGGAGCTCGCCGGTGCGGGTGAGGCCGCCGTCGGTCTCGCCGCACTGCTCGTGGCCCTCGCCTGGTACGTGTGGCGAGCGGTGCACACCCGGCGCGCGGCGCTCCGGGCGGCCCGCCGGATGACCCCCACCCGGGCGACGTCCCGCGCGAACCGGACGCTCGGCACCCGGATCGCCCTGTCCGCGGGGATGCTCGTCGTGGCGCTGCTCGCCGGCCTCGTGATCGCCCCGTGGGCGGTGGCCGGCAGCACGCGGGACGTGCTGCGCACCGCGATCGACCCCGAGCTCCAGGTGCGGCAGACCCTCAGCCCCCTCGCGGACTACCGCACCTCGTTCGCCGACGAGCGGTACGACGAGGTGCTGTTCACCGTGACGACCGAGGGTGCGCCGGCGGACCGGGTCCGGCTGGCCGCTCTCCCCTTCTACGACGGGCGCGTGGTCCGCGCCACCGACCCGACCGGCCGGACCGGCGAGGGCGCCACCGCCTTCACCCGGGTCCCGGCGACCCTCGACGGCACGAGCGGGCAGGACGTGGCCGCCCGGATCGAGATCGGCGGCTACCGCGGGATATGGGTGCCGACCGTCGGGGACCTCGTGTCCATCGATTTCGACGGCGCCTCCCGCGCAGCGCTCTCGGACGGGTTCTTCTACAACGCGGACACCGCGACCGGGGTGGAGCTGTCCCGGCCGGGGCTCGAGGCGGGCGTCGCCTATCGGCAGGCCGGCCGGATCGACGACACGGACCGCGCCCCCGGCACGCTGACCCCGCCGGCGGACGGACCGGCCGTGGACCCCGCGCACGTGCCGGAGAGCCTGCTCGCCTGGATCGAGGCGCAGGACGCGCCGACCGGCGGCGCCGGCCTGTCCGAACTGATCGACCGGCTGCGCGCCCGGGGACTGCTGAGCCACGCGCTGACGATCGAGGACGCGCAACTCCCGGCGTGGATGCAGGAGCTCGGCGAGTACAGCTTCGAGCCCAGCCGGGCCGGGCACTCCACCGACCGCATCGGCGCGCTCTTCGCCGCACTGCTCGAGCGGCAGAACGACGTGGGCGGGAGCGACGACGCGCTGCTGGTCGCGGCCGCCGGTGACGACGAGCAGTTCGCGGTCGCCGCCGCGCTCATCGCCGATCAGCTGGGCTTCCCCGCCCGCGTGGTCCTCGGAGCGCGTCTGACGAGCGCGGATGAGGATCTGCCCACCTGCGACGACGGCGTCTGTCGCGGCGGCGACCTGGCCGCGTGGATCGAGGTCCAGGATGCCGGCGGCTCGTGGACGGCGATCGACACGACCCCCCAGCACTCCGTCGCGCTGTCGCCGGACGTGCAGCAGCGTCGCGACCCGCAGAACCCGACCGAGGTGGAGCCCGAGCAGGCCGAGATCGTGCTGCCGCCCGAGGCGGATCCCGCCGACTCCGCGCCGCAGGACGAGGAGACCCCGGAGACCCCCGCGGACCTGGCGTGGCTGTGGACCACGCTCCGCGTCACCGGCATCCTGCTGCTGATCGTCGTGGTCCTCCTCGTGCCCGCCGCGACCGTGCTGATGGCGAAGGTGCTCCGCCGACGTGCACGACGCGGCTCCCGTGACCCCGTGGACCGCGTCGTGGGCGGCTGGGACGAGTACGTCGACGCCGCCGTGGATCACGGCCGTCTCCCCCCGGCCGCCGCGACCCGCGCCGAGACGGCGCAGGCCCTGGGCGGCGGGGCCGGTTCCGAGGCCGGACGCGTCGCCGCGCTGGCCGATCGGGCCGTCTTCGCCCCCGCACCCCCCACCGACGCCGAGGGCGAGCGCTTCTGGGAGCTGGTGGATGCCGAACGGGCACGCCTCGACGAGGGTCTGGGATGGGCGGCGCGATGGAAGGCACGGCTCTCGCTGCGGTCCTTCCTGCGCCGTATCGGGGAGATCGCCGGCCGGACGGGGAAGGGCTCACCATGA
- a CDS encoding PP2C family protein-serine/threonine phosphatase yields MTERIVLVAGARTDVGRVRETNEDAVLAEQPVFLVADGMGGHEAGDRASAAVVAAFRPLVGRDDLSPEDVVEAVDAAHAAVGALARSRTRGAGSTLAAVVVVVQAGRPSWLVVNIGDSRVYRLVGSALDQLTVDHSVVQELVDEGRISRAEMSTYPGRNVITRAVGDPSSSADYWLAPIITGERLLICSDGLTNDLSDEALRAGLSLGGSAQQTAHGLVDQALARGGRDNISAVVVDVRSGGLAPRADEVTGGFATSAEATVHTIDVDTRTSDRQRARRD; encoded by the coding sequence ATGACGGAACGGATCGTGCTGGTCGCGGGCGCGCGGACCGATGTCGGTCGGGTGCGGGAGACCAACGAGGATGCCGTGCTGGCCGAGCAGCCGGTGTTCCTGGTGGCCGACGGCATGGGCGGACACGAGGCCGGAGACCGCGCCAGCGCCGCCGTCGTAGCGGCGTTCCGCCCCCTCGTGGGGAGGGACGACCTCTCCCCGGAGGACGTCGTGGAGGCCGTCGATGCGGCGCACGCCGCGGTCGGGGCGCTGGCCCGGTCGCGCACGCGCGGAGCCGGATCGACCCTCGCGGCGGTCGTCGTGGTGGTCCAGGCGGGCCGGCCGAGCTGGCTCGTCGTGAACATCGGCGACTCCCGCGTCTACCGCCTGGTGGGGAGCGCTCTCGACCAGCTCACGGTGGATCATTCGGTCGTCCAGGAGCTCGTGGACGAGGGACGCATCAGCCGCGCGGAGATGTCCACGTATCCGGGCCGCAACGTCATCACCCGCGCGGTGGGCGATCCGTCCAGTTCCGCCGACTACTGGCTGGCGCCGATCATCACGGGCGAGCGCCTGCTCATCTGCTCGGACGGGCTCACGAACGATCTGAGCGACGAGGCGCTGCGTGCCGGCCTTTCCCTGGGCGGCTCCGCGCAGCAGACCGCACACGGACTCGTCGACCAGGCCCTCGCCCGGGGCGGCCGCGACAACATCAGCGCGGTCGTCGTGGACGTGCGCTCGGGCGGTCTCGCGCCGCGTGCCGACGAGGTCACCGGCGGGTTCGCCACGAGTGCCGAGGCGACCGTGCATACGATCGACGTGGACACCCGCACCTCCGACCGACAGCGAGCACGCCGTGACTGA
- the hrpA gene encoding ATP-dependent RNA helicase HrpA, with product MSTPEPVISFPPELPVSAARDEIARAIADNQVVIVAGATGSGKTTQLPKICLQLGRTRIAHTQPRRIAARTIAERVASELQVPLGGVVGYKVRFTDKVSADTRVALVTDGILLNEIHRDRLLRRYDTIIIDEAHERSLNVDFLLGYLRRILPERPDLKIIVTSATIDPESFARHFADAAGRPAPVIEVSGRTYPVEIRYRPLVDDTSLGEDEDEDTDEDDDHRPARPPARAPKQTAARTAPGADEDEVSAIVGALRELDREAPGDVLVFLPGEAEIRDAMDAVRGAYAKDASPTEVLPLYGRLSAAEQHRVFERSTVAGVRRRVILATNVAETSLTVPGIRYVVDVGTARISRYSNRSKIQRLPIEAISQASAQQRSGRAGRTAPGIAIRLFSEEDFERRPEFTEPEILRTSLASVILQMLSLGFGDISAFPFLTPPDSRGVQAAFDLLVEIGAVRRTRQGTTLTAIGREISRLPIDPRFARMLIAARDGGVLPSVLAIVAGLSIQDVRERPEDRREEADRQHARFTDPTSDFLTLLNLWNHLREQQAELGSSAFRRLCRSEFLNYVRVREWFDVHRQLAQQLGVPRAQTETDQTADPDAVHRAILAGLLSHIGILDEREKPRDGRPAKPEYRGARGARFALFPGSGLRKKRPQAVMAAELVETSRLFARTAAAIDPAWAEPLAGDLAKRQLSDPHWSKDAGAAVAAEKVTLFGVEIIPRRRVQLARFDRPLAREMFLRHALVEQEWDPTVLPKPLTAFSRRNEELRRRLEKVEERERRRDILAGDEAVYAFYDGRIPADVFDLRSFEAWWKDASTRTPRLLDLTEDDLVDGNTRADERDFPTRWTQGDQVLSLAYRFEPGAPDDGVTVVIPMALLAQVRPDGFDWQVPGLRDELITALIRALPKAIRRHVVPAGDWAVRFAEELAGAGPENHDGLPREDLVTALAARIQRVANQPVTAADFELDRVPTHLRMSFRAVDERGRAAGSDRDLGALQARFADRARSSVARSLTRPRGLEPRAVATASAAAPVAERSGLTDWTVGELPERVDSKVAGGIVRGYPALVDEGASVALRLEATPEAAARATRGGVRRLVLLAVPSPTSYVLDHLTATEKLALATSPYPNAKALVEDARVAVADAVIAGIVPDGIVRDRAGFERLRDAFSAAVTDELFRATSLTARILIALREVDRSMKKQNSLTLLGALGDVRAQLAGLVFPGFVSRTGLARLAHYPRYLQAAKERLDALADQPGKDRARMTEFERVAAAYAEAGGTIPTGPDDPETLVHARWLLEELRVSLFAQRLGTAEPVSPQRIAKVLRG from the coding sequence GTGTCCACGCCAGAACCCGTGATCTCCTTCCCGCCCGAGCTGCCCGTCAGCGCCGCGCGGGACGAGATCGCGCGCGCGATCGCCGACAACCAGGTCGTCATCGTGGCGGGGGCCACCGGCTCGGGCAAGACCACCCAGCTGCCGAAGATCTGCCTTCAGCTCGGACGTACCAGGATCGCGCACACCCAGCCGCGCCGGATCGCCGCCCGCACGATCGCCGAACGCGTGGCGAGCGAGCTGCAGGTGCCGCTCGGCGGCGTCGTCGGATACAAGGTGCGCTTCACCGACAAGGTCTCCGCCGACACCCGGGTCGCCCTGGTCACGGACGGCATCCTGCTCAACGAGATCCACCGCGACCGGCTGCTCCGCCGCTACGACACGATCATCATCGACGAGGCCCACGAACGATCACTGAACGTCGACTTCCTGCTCGGCTACCTGCGCCGCATCCTGCCCGAGCGCCCCGACCTCAAGATCATCGTCACCTCGGCCACGATCGATCCGGAGAGCTTCGCCCGCCACTTCGCCGATGCCGCCGGCCGACCCGCGCCGGTCATCGAGGTCTCCGGCCGCACCTACCCGGTGGAGATCCGCTACCGCCCGCTCGTCGACGACACGTCACTCGGCGAGGACGAGGACGAGGACACGGACGAAGACGACGACCACCGGCCCGCCCGCCCGCCGGCCCGTGCACCGAAGCAGACGGCTGCGCGGACCGCACCCGGAGCCGACGAGGACGAGGTCTCCGCGATCGTGGGGGCACTCCGCGAACTCGACCGGGAGGCGCCCGGCGATGTCCTGGTGTTCCTGCCGGGCGAGGCGGAGATCCGCGACGCGATGGACGCGGTGCGCGGCGCGTACGCGAAGGACGCCTCCCCCACCGAGGTGCTCCCCCTGTACGGTCGGCTCTCCGCCGCCGAGCAGCACCGCGTCTTCGAGCGGTCCACGGTCGCCGGGGTGCGGCGGCGGGTCATCCTCGCGACGAACGTGGCCGAGACGAGCCTCACCGTCCCCGGCATCCGGTACGTGGTGGACGTGGGAACGGCGCGCATCTCGCGCTACAGCAACCGGTCCAAGATCCAGCGGCTGCCGATCGAGGCGATCTCGCAGGCCTCCGCCCAGCAACGCTCCGGCCGCGCCGGCCGCACCGCGCCCGGCATCGCGATCCGGCTCTTCTCCGAGGAGGACTTCGAGCGCCGGCCGGAGTTCACCGAACCGGAGATCCTGCGCACGTCGCTGGCCTCCGTCATCCTGCAGATGCTCTCGCTCGGGTTCGGCGACATCTCGGCGTTCCCCTTCCTCACCCCACCGGATTCCCGCGGCGTCCAGGCGGCCTTCGACCTGCTGGTCGAGATCGGTGCGGTCCGCCGCACGCGTCAGGGCACGACGCTCACCGCGATCGGCCGGGAGATCTCGCGGCTCCCCATCGATCCGCGGTTCGCCCGGATGCTGATCGCCGCGCGGGACGGCGGTGTGCTCCCGAGCGTCCTGGCCATCGTGGCGGGACTGTCCATCCAGGACGTCCGGGAACGCCCCGAGGACCGGCGCGAGGAGGCCGACCGGCAGCATGCGCGGTTCACCGATCCGACCAGCGACTTCCTCACCCTGCTGAACCTCTGGAACCACCTGCGCGAGCAGCAGGCCGAACTGGGTTCGAGCGCCTTCCGGAGGCTCTGTCGCAGCGAGTTCCTCAACTACGTGCGGGTGCGCGAGTGGTTCGATGTGCACCGCCAGCTCGCGCAGCAGCTGGGCGTCCCCCGGGCGCAGACCGAGACCGACCAGACGGCCGATCCGGATGCGGTGCACCGCGCCATCCTCGCCGGCCTCCTCTCGCACATCGGCATCCTGGACGAACGCGAGAAGCCCCGGGACGGCCGTCCCGCCAAGCCCGAGTACCGGGGCGCGCGCGGGGCGCGGTTCGCGCTGTTCCCGGGATCGGGCCTGCGCAAGAAGCGTCCGCAGGCGGTGATGGCGGCCGAGCTGGTCGAGACCAGCCGCCTCTTCGCCCGAACCGCCGCCGCGATCGACCCGGCCTGGGCGGAGCCGCTCGCCGGGGACCTCGCCAAGCGGCAGCTCAGCGATCCGCACTGGTCCAAGGACGCCGGGGCGGCCGTCGCCGCGGAGAAGGTGACCCTGTTCGGGGTCGAGATCATCCCTCGGCGCCGGGTGCAGCTGGCCCGGTTCGACCGTCCGCTCGCCCGCGAGATGTTCCTCCGGCACGCCCTGGTCGAGCAGGAGTGGGATCCGACCGTGCTGCCGAAGCCGCTCACCGCGTTCTCGCGACGGAACGAGGAGCTGCGCCGCCGGCTGGAGAAAGTGGAGGAACGCGAGCGTCGGCGCGACATCCTCGCCGGTGACGAAGCCGTCTACGCGTTCTACGACGGCCGCATCCCCGCCGATGTCTTCGACCTGCGCTCGTTCGAGGCGTGGTGGAAGGACGCCTCGACGCGCACCCCGCGGCTCCTGGATCTCACCGAGGACGACCTGGTCGACGGGAACACCCGCGCCGACGAGCGGGACTTCCCCACCCGCTGGACCCAGGGTGATCAGGTGCTGTCGCTGGCGTACCGCTTCGAGCCCGGCGCGCCCGACGACGGAGTCACCGTCGTCATCCCCATGGCACTGCTGGCGCAGGTGCGCCCGGACGGTTTCGACTGGCAGGTGCCGGGCCTCCGGGACGAGCTCATCACCGCCCTCATCCGCGCGCTGCCGAAGGCGATCCGCCGGCACGTCGTCCCCGCCGGGGACTGGGCGGTGCGGTTCGCGGAGGAACTGGCCGGAGCCGGTCCGGAGAACCACGACGGACTCCCCCGCGAGGACCTCGTGACCGCCCTCGCGGCGCGTATCCAGCGCGTGGCGAACCAGCCGGTCACGGCCGCGGATTTCGAGCTGGACCGGGTCCCCACCCACCTGCGGATGTCTTTCCGCGCGGTCGACGAACGCGGCCGGGCGGCCGGCTCCGACCGGGACCTCGGTGCTCTCCAGGCACGCTTCGCCGACCGTGCGCGCAGCTCCGTCGCCCGGTCCCTCACCCGCCCGCGCGGTCTCGAGCCCCGCGCGGTCGCCACGGCATCGGCCGCCGCTCCGGTGGCGGAGCGGAGCGGTCTCACCGACTGGACCGTGGGCGAGCTCCCCGAGCGGGTGGACTCCAAGGTCGCCGGCGGCATCGTCCGCGGTTATCCCGCCCTGGTCGACGAGGGCGCGAGCGTGGCACTCCGCCTGGAGGCGACCCCGGAAGCGGCGGCTCGCGCCACGCGAGGCGGCGTCCGCCGGCTGGTGCTGCTGGCCGTCCCGTCGCCCACCTCGTACGTGCTCGACCACTTGACCGCGACCGAGAAGCTGGCGCTGGCCACGTCGCCGTACCCGAACGCCAAGGCGCTCGTCGAGGACGCTCGCGTGGCGGTGGCGGATGCCGTCATCGCCGGTATCGTCCCGGACGGGATCGTGCGTGACCGGGCCGGCTTCGAACGGCTCCGTGACGCGTTCTCGGCCGCCGTGACCGACGAGCTGTTCCGTGCGACCTCCCTCACCGCCCGCATCCTGATCGCCCTGCGCGAGGTGGATCGCTCGATGAAGAAGCAGAACTCCCTCACCCTGCTCGGCGCGCTCGGCGACGTGCGCGCGCAGCTGGCGGGGCTCGTGTTCCCCGGCTTCGTCTCCCGCACCGGCCTCGCCCGGCTCGCGCACTACCCGCGGTACCTCCAGGCCGCCAAGGAACGCCTCGACGCTCTCGCGGACCAGCCCGGGAAGGACCGCGCGCGGATGACCGAGTTCGAGCGCGTGGCAGCGGCGTACGCCGAGGCAGGCGGGACGATCCCGACCGGTCCCGACGATCCGGAGACCCTCGTGCACGCGCGCTGGCTGCTGGAGGAGTTGCGCGTGAGCCTGTTCGCGCAGCGTCTGGGCACGGCCGAGCCGGTCTCGCCGCAACGCATCGCCAAGGTGTTGCGCGGATGA